In Crassostrea angulata isolate pt1a10 chromosome 4, ASM2561291v2, whole genome shotgun sequence, one genomic interval encodes:
- the LOC128180867 gene encoding beta-1,4-N-acetylgalactosaminyltransferase bre-4-like isoform X2, producing MQNERYIWTLFVTVLGLSFLVFCSNLTLLTSKQEEDNNICQKYPKNLVGTIYPNLTDTSYKDMEFRFTWVQTGGHHTPTRCKPRERADEKPFNRGKLFNIGYLEAKKDNHTCFVFHDVDLIPENDHILYGCVRSPMHLSRAVNKFNYKLPYKELLGGVAAWKTKEFEQVNGWSNLFVNWGGEDDDLSYRTIANKLSIFRFRNSVARYTMLEHRRTPVNTARHRQLKDSYTRYKIDGLSSLVYESPRIQRYNLFTMVSINT from the exons ATGCAAAATGAAAGATACATCTGGACGTTATTTGTTACAGTTTTAGGGCTCTCTTTCTTAGTGTTTTGTTCCAATCTTACTTTGTTGACATCTAAGCAAGAAGAAGATAACAACATATGCCAAAAATACCCAAAGAATTTAG TAGGCACGATTTACCCTAATCTTACGGATACATCCTATAAAGACATGGAATTCAGATTTACATGGGTGCAAACAGGAGGCCACCATACACCCACAAGATGCAAACCTAGAGAACGG GCTGATGAAAAACCTTTCAACAGGGGAAAGCTGTTCAATATTGGGTACCTAGAGGCAAAAAAGGACAACCATACTTGTTTTGTCTTCCATGATGTTGATCTCATTCCTGAGAATGATCACATACTATATGGATGTGTAAGGAGTCCCATGCATTTGTCAAGAGCAGTTAATAAATTCAACTACAA ATTACCTTACAAAGAATTGCTTGGAGGAGTCGCTGCTTGGAAAACAAAAGAGTTTGAACAGGTGAATGGCTGGTCCAACTTGTTTGTGAACTGGGGTGGAGAAGATGATGATTTGAGCTAcag AACAATAGCAAACAAATTGTCAATCTTTCGTTTTCGGAACTCTGTGGCAAGGTACACAATGTTGGAGCACAGACGGACCCCTGTTAACACTGCGag ACACAGGCAGTTAAAGGACAGCTACACTCGGTATAAGATTGATGGTTTGTCTTCATTGGTCTATGAAAGTCCTAGAATCCAACGTTATAACTTATTCACCATGGTGTCAATAAATACGTGA
- the LOC128182135 gene encoding uncharacterized protein LOC128182135: protein MFIMGKLSCNSNSCTQRGKERKRKRYTYFFRNKEICRGSFLFAYGVGSKYVKNIVSHMNENGCIPRTHKNKNRRSSNAFCFDDLKNAIDFIQNYAEEFGLPQLYVKNQGHPHIFLPSSGNKSSLHSTYVTSCTEANKRHVGLTTFKLLWRDCCPHIKYMTPRSDICPKCENHRANISTAAGQQEKQEHLQAFTEHLLMVEKERQVYNNAVKNARKEMELNHNYLVKLLNKLRGLQTCYLPLVLRSLNFYYKLNENSSLRFRNRREQSGNWIHAEKNLKYGIICRLVSNINIFFFLGENKNRYVLGYLMWRTLVGLHHDIQLSMQVPYHGRCLVDAGFANIKRLYHRTDVDSLSGLVEVVRKSARSNSPVTYINDAGEHSWEWYDWKSFTSTFFTNVKGIRKMRHFRFSSLSPGKLFVKSHADDSEREITLLKSSISPEDITTGSVMPDILPPGGMTSERQRYLFRVVRPFVRDPFKDTTCPEAEE from the exons ATGTTTATCATGGGGAAACTTTCGTGCAATTCGAATAGCTGTACACAGAGAGGAAAGGAAAGAAAAAGGAAGAGATACACATACTTCTTCAGGAATAAGGAAATTTGCAGGGGGTCTTTTCTTTTTGCATATGGTGTTGGTTCAAAATATGTGAAGAATATTGTGTCCCACATGAACGAAAATGGGTGCATACCAAGAACGCACAAAAACAAGAATAGACGCTCCAGCAATGCTTTCTGCTTTGATGACCTGAAAAATGCAATAGACTTTATCCAGAATTACGCTGAAGAGTTTGGACTCCCTCAGCTCTATGTGAAAAACCAAGGACATCCTCACATCTTTCTGCCGTCATCTGGTAACAAGTCATCTCTGCATTCAACCTACGTCACATCATGTACTGAAGCAAACAAACGCCACGTTGGTCTTACAACATTTAAGCTTCTGTGGAGAGACTGCTGTCCCCATATCAAGTATATGACTCCACGTTCCGACATCTGTCCAAAATGTGAGAATCATCGGGCCAACATATCTACAGCTGCTGGACAACAGGAAAAACAGGAGCATCTGCAGGCTTTCACTGAACATTTGTTAATGGTGGAGAAAGAGCGTCAG GTGTATAACAATGCAGTAAAGAATGCGAGAAAAGAAATGGAGCTAAATCACAATTATCTTgtcaaattattaaataaactacGAGGCTTACAAACCTGTTATCTGCCGCTTGTCCTCCGATCCCTCAATTTCTACTATAAACTTAATGAAAACAGTTCATT GCGATTCAGAAATCGTCGCGAACAAAGCGGAAATTGGATACACGCGGAAAAAAACCTGAAATACGGTATTATTTGTCGTTTGGTatcaaacattaatattttcttttttttaggtgaaaacaaaaacagatatgTTCTGGGATATCTGATGTGGCGAACTCTCGTGGGCTTGCATCACGATATTCAGCTGTCAATGCAGGTTCCATACCATGGCCGATGTCTTGTTGATGCCGGATTTGCTAACATAAAGCGGCTGTACCACAGGACGGATGTAGATAGCCTTTCCGGTCTTGTTGAGGTGGTTAGGAAAAGCGCCAGATCAAACTCTCCCGTTACCTACATCAACGACGCTGGAGAACACAGCTGGGAGTGGTATGATTGGAAGTCGTTTACCAGCACGTTCTTCACAAATGTGAAAGGCATCCGGAAAATGCGACATTTTAGATTTTCATCATTATCACCGG gaaAACTGTTCGTCAAAAGTCACGCCGATGACAGTGAACGAGAAATCACGCTTCTAAAATCCAGTATCAGTCCGGAAGACATAACAACAGGGTCAGTGATGCCCGACATTTTACCTCCCGGCGGGATGACCTCAGAGAGGCAACGTTATCTGTTCCGTGTTGTTCGCCCTTTTGTACGAGATCCTTTTAAGGACACTACCTGTCCAGAGGCTGAAGAGTGA
- the LOC128180867 gene encoding beta-1,4-N-acetylgalactosaminyltransferase bre-4-like isoform X1 yields MQNERYIWTLFVTVLGLSFLVFCSNLTLLTSKQEEDNNICQKYPKNLVGTIYPNLTDTSYKDMEFRFTWVQTGGHHTPTRCKPRERVAILIPFRNRNIHLRILLNNLHPILYRQQLGYTIYVLKQADEKPFNRGKLFNIGYLEAKKDNHTCFVFHDVDLIPENDHILYGCVRSPMHLSRAVNKFNYKLPYKELLGGVAAWKTKEFEQVNGWSNLFVNWGGEDDDLSYRTIANKLSIFRFRNSVARYTMLEHRRTPVNTARHRQLKDSYTRYKIDGLSSLVYESPRIQRYNLFTMVSINT; encoded by the exons ATGCAAAATGAAAGATACATCTGGACGTTATTTGTTACAGTTTTAGGGCTCTCTTTCTTAGTGTTTTGTTCCAATCTTACTTTGTTGACATCTAAGCAAGAAGAAGATAACAACATATGCCAAAAATACCCAAAGAATTTAG TAGGCACGATTTACCCTAATCTTACGGATACATCCTATAAAGACATGGAATTCAGATTTACATGGGTGCAAACAGGAGGCCACCATACACCCACAAGATGCAAACCTAGAGAACGGGTAGCCATTTTGATACCATTCCGCAATCGGAATATTCATTTAAGGATATTGCTGAATAATTTACATCCAATATTATATCGTCAGCAACTAGGGTATACTATATATGTTTTGAAACAG GCTGATGAAAAACCTTTCAACAGGGGAAAGCTGTTCAATATTGGGTACCTAGAGGCAAAAAAGGACAACCATACTTGTTTTGTCTTCCATGATGTTGATCTCATTCCTGAGAATGATCACATACTATATGGATGTGTAAGGAGTCCCATGCATTTGTCAAGAGCAGTTAATAAATTCAACTACAA ATTACCTTACAAAGAATTGCTTGGAGGAGTCGCTGCTTGGAAAACAAAAGAGTTTGAACAGGTGAATGGCTGGTCCAACTTGTTTGTGAACTGGGGTGGAGAAGATGATGATTTGAGCTAcag AACAATAGCAAACAAATTGTCAATCTTTCGTTTTCGGAACTCTGTGGCAAGGTACACAATGTTGGAGCACAGACGGACCCCTGTTAACACTGCGag ACACAGGCAGTTAAAGGACAGCTACACTCGGTATAAGATTGATGGTTTGTCTTCATTGGTCTATGAAAGTCCTAGAATCCAACGTTATAACTTATTCACCATGGTGTCAATAAATACGTGA
- the LOC128180868 gene encoding beta-1,4-N-acetylgalactosaminyltransferase bre-4-like yields the protein MQTQRYIWASFVTVLGLSFLVFCSNLTLLTSEQEDNNICQKYPKSLVGTVHPNLTDTSYKDMEFRFTWVQTGGHHTPTRCKPRERVAILIPFRNRNNHLRILLNNLHPILYRQQLEYSIYVLEQADEKPFNRGKLFNIGYLEAKRDNHTCFVFHDVDLIPENDHILYGCVRSPMHLSRAVNTFNYKLPYKELLGGVAAWKTREFEQVNGWSNLFVNWGGEDDDLSYRTIANKVSIFRFRNSVARYTMLEHRRTPVNTARHRQLQDSYTRYKIDGLSSLVYESPRIQRYHLFTMVSINT from the exons ATGCAAACTCAAAGATACATCTGGGCGTCATTTGTTACAGTTTTAGGGCTCTCTTTCTTAGTGTTTTGTTCCAATCTTACTTTGTTGACATCTGAGCAAGAAGATAACAACATATGCCAAAAATACCCAAAGAGTTTAG TAGGCACGGTTCACCCTAATCTTACGGATACATCCTATAAAGACATGGAGTTCAGATTTACATGGGTGCAAACAGGAGGCCACCATACACCCACAAGATGCAAACCTAGGGAACGGGTAGCCATTTTAATACCATTCCGCAATCGGAATAACCATTTAAGGATATTGCTGAATAATTTACATCCAATATTATATCGTCAGCAACTAGAGTATTCCATATATGTTTTGGAACAG GCTGACGAAAAACCTTTCAACAGGGGAAAGCTGTTCAATATTGGGTACCTAGAGGCAAAAAGGGACAACCATACTTGTTTTGTCTTCCATGATGTTGATCTCATTCCTGAGAATGATCATATACTATATGGATGTGTAAGGAGTCCCATGCATTTGTCAAGAGCAGTTAATACATTCAACTACAA atTACCTTACAAAGAATTGCTTGGAGGTGTCGCTGCCTGGAAAACAAGAGAGTTTGAACAGGTCAATGGCTGGTCCAACTTGTTTGTGAACTGGGGTGGAGAAGATGATGATTTGAGCTAcag GACAATAGCAAACAAAGTGTCAATCTTTCGTTTTCGGAACTCTGTGGCAAGGTACACAATGTTGGAGCACAGACGGACCCCTGTTAACACTGCGag ACACAGGCAGTTACAGGACAGCTACACGCGGTATAAGATTGATGGTTTGTCATCATTGGTATATGAAAGTCCTAGAATCCAACGTTATCACTTATTCACCATGGTTTCaataaatacatga